Genomic window (Prochlorococcus marinus str. GP2):
ACAAAGAGACTCGTCTTAGACTAGATCTACCAGATGAAAAGCTACATATTCTTGAAGATCTCGGGATTGAACAACTAGTTCTGATTCCTTTTGATAAGGAACTATCTAAATTAAGTGCAGAAAGTTTTGTAAGGAATATTTTGATAAATCAATTACAAGCTAAAAACATTTCTGTAGGTGCTAATTTTAAATTTGGTTTTAGAAGAAGTGGAGACATAAATACTATAAAAAAAATAATTAAAGATACGGATATAAAACTAAAAATTACTCCTATTTTAGAAGATAAAGAAGGAAGGATCAGCAGCAGCAGAATAAGAGATTTGTTAGATAAAAGTGATCTAAAAAATGCTTTCAAAATTCTTAAAAGGCCCTACAGTTTTAGTGGAAAGGTTGTCAAAGGTAAAGGGATTGGGAAAAGCATAGGATGGCCCACCGCAAATCTTGAAATAGATGGCAGAAAATTTTTACCTGGAGAAGGAGTCTATGCAGCTTGGACAACTTTGAAAAATTCTAACCAAAAAATTGAATCTGTTATGAATCTTGGATCTCAACCAACAATAAATCCTTTATTGCCATCTGCAGTTGAAGTCCATTTAATAAATAAAGATATCGATCTATATGGTTTAAATCTATCAGTAGAACCAGTTGAAAAGCTTAGATCTCAAATTCAATTCGATAATATAGATCAACTTTCTAATCAAATAAAAAAAGATAGAGATAATGCTTTAAGTATTTTTAAAAACTACGAAAAATAAATTACAAATGCAGAATTTCAATCCCACAAACGCTGAAGATTTGAGAATTTATCAAATTATTGACGCTAATCTAGATAGAGCTAGAGAAGGATTAAGAGTACTAGAGGATTGGGCTAGATTTGGTCTAGGCAAAGAGAAATATGTTGAGAGGATTAAAAACTTTAGACAAATCTTAGGGAAAAATCATTTAGAAGTTTATAAACTAT
Coding sequences:
- a CDS encoding bifunctional riboflavin kinase/FAD synthetase, which produces MISLKSPSEVKNPTSIAIGSFDGLHAGHRKLIKSVVEENQYTPTIASFWPHPREILYKETRLRLDLPDEKLHILEDLGIEQLVLIPFDKELSKLSAESFVRNILINQLQAKNISVGANFKFGFRRSGDINTIKKIIKDTDIKLKITPILEDKEGRISSSRIRDLLDKSDLKNAFKILKRPYSFSGKVVKGKGIGKSIGWPTANLEIDGRKFLPGEGVYAAWTTLKNSNQKIESVMNLGSQPTINPLLPSAVEVHLINKDIDLYGLNLSVEPVEKLRSQIQFDNIDQLSNQIKKDRDNALSIFKNYEK